In Antechinus flavipes isolate AdamAnt ecotype Samford, QLD, Australia chromosome 3, AdamAnt_v2, whole genome shotgun sequence, a genomic segment contains:
- the NKPD1 gene encoding NTPase KAP family P-loop domain-containing protein 1 isoform X2 produces MARPYAAVGAAGTMPSVGQARFRLDRFVDPDSCQGKGFRPQRRQDGAAFRPPAMGSAHHAHRPHPGNARGWSPSFQAPRNGGYWLRQPGAAPMPPKQMPLRQRHCPGEDRVRGCPAGKGHETARDRPPPAATLPPSPRADTGPEVRVPSPARPFPALGACSAGSFSADIVTEDDVYCSCLSKTLCHVPTPVTVGFYAPFGCRLHMMLDKITALMQKEAAQREAEELQQVRWRPRQVHGWGFPRLLWYLVFYQPVITELHLRRKNVHFLFVRFSAWQYAGTDKLWAGLVTTLCDGIREHYGALPFSLYTVVGNKPAAAPDCCQREWHCRRRVCLVLLALAAALALGVGLLYLSLGGRAPGREGGGHGSLLKVFGGAATTLSGSGLLMALYSVGKHLFVSQRKKIERLVTREKFGSQLGFMCEVKKEVELLTNYLRFLEIFQRRRLRVVLEVTGLDTCSSERVVGVLDAINTLLSDGQAPFIFILVVDPHILASCLESASSMKGVADNGYLFLNRTVTLPFSVPIMGRRTKLRFLEDAVQSRDDLLYRAIGRQPRGGQKGEAPAAEGAELLQVEAAGGPEQGIEAEAGRRIREALFCLHDERDCLYEYVPDNVVSMRRIVNTVPITVRLLHEHQARGEGSGPTPRQAVAWVVLANQWPCRLSWALQCLEDRQQVEGGPDPQALLWGIFRDNSRELHTMTKALQNVVDLDGDPELFARFLGVDFPFTVAEAQSLLCCTVNLDHSIRRRMGLIRSIRALDPQGGDPRGSASHPEKPSSPHRDRPLHAGGIHALDPQGGDPRRSASHPEKPSSPHRDRPFHMGSKAGTIS; encoded by the exons ATGGCCAGGCCCTATGCGGCTGTGGGCGCCGCTGGGACGATGCCCTCCGTGGGCCAGGCTCGCTTCCGACTGGATCGCTTTGTGGACCCCGACAGCTGTCAGGGGAAAG GATTCCGTCCCCAGCGGCGCCAGGATGGAGCGGCCTTTCGGCCTCCCGCCATGGGCTCTGCCCACCATGCCCACAGGCCACACCCGGGGAACGCCCGGGGCTGGTCCCCCTCCTTCCAAGCCCCCAGGAACGGAGGCTACTGGCTCAGGCAGCCGGGGGCGGCTCCCATGCCCCCAAAGCAGATGCCCCTGCGGCAGCGGCACTGTCCGGGTGAAGACCGTGTCAGAGGCTGCCCCGCGGGCAAAGGCCACGAGACGGCGCGAGACCGCCCCCCTCCGGCGGCCACCCTGCCCCCCTCTCCGCGGGCTGACACCGGCCCCGAAGTCCGGGTCCCCAGCCCTGCCCGGCCCTTCCCAGCCCTGGGAGCCTGTAGCGCCGGCTCCTTCTCCGCTG ACATAGTGACGGAGGACGACGTCTACTGCAGCTGCCTGTCCAAGACGCTGTGCCACGTGCCCACGCCCGTGACCGTGGGCTTCTACGCGCCCTTCGGCTGCCGCCTGCACATGATGCTGGATAAAATCACAG CCCTCATGCAGAAGGAGGCGGCGCAGCGGGAGGCGGAGGAGCTGCAGCAAGTGCGCTGGAGGCCGCGGCAGGTGCACGGCTGGGGCTTCCCGCGGCTGCTCTGGTACCTGGTCTTCTACCAGCCGGTCATCACGGAGCTGCACCTGCGCCGGAAGAACGTGCACTTCCTGTTCGTGCGCTTCAGCGCCTGGCAGTACGCGGGCACCGACAAGCTGTGGGCCGGGCTGGTGACCACGCTGTGCGACGGCATCCGCGAGCACTACGGGGCGCTGCCCTTCAGCCTCTACACGGTGGTGGGCAACAAGCCGGCCGCGGCCCCCGACTGCTGCCAGCGCGAGTGGCACTGCCGGCGCCGCGTGTGCCTGGTGCTGCTGGCGCTGGCGGCGGCGCTGGCGCTGGGCGTGGGCCTGCTCTACCTCTCCCTCGGCGGCCGCGCGCCCGGCAGGGAGGGGGGCGGCCACGGCAGCCTGCTCAAGGTCTTCGGGGGCGCCGCCACCACGCTGTCGGGCTCGGGCCTGCTGATGGCGCTCTACTCGGTGGGCAAGCACCTGTTCGTGAGCCAGCGCAAGAAGATAGAGCGGCTGGTGACGCGCGAGAAGTTCGGGAGCCAGCTGGGCTTCATGTGCGAGGTCAAGAAGGAGGTGGAGCTGCTCACCAACTACCTGCGCTTCCTGGAGATCTTCCAGCGGCGGCGGCTGCGCGTGGTCCTGGAGGTCACGGGGCTCGACACCTGCTCCTCCGAGCGCGTGGTGGGCGTGCTCGACGCCATCAACACGCTGCTCTCCGACGGCCAGGCGCCCTTCATCTTCATCCTGGTGGTGGACCCGCACATCCTGGCCTCCTGCCTGGAGAGCGCCAGCTCCATGAAGGGCGTGGCCGACAACGGCTACCTCTTCCTCAACCGCACCGTCACGCTGCCCTTCTCGGTGCCCATCATGGGGCGCCGCACCAAGCTGCGCTTCCTGGAGGACGCCGTGCAGAGCCGGGACGACCTGCTGTACCGGGCCATCGGGCGGCAGCCGCGGGGCGGCCAGAAGGGGGAGGCCCCCGCGGCCGAGGGCGCCGAGCTGCTGCAAGTGGAGGCGGCGGGGGGGCCGGAGCAGGGCATCGAGGCCGAGGCCGGGCGCCGCATCCGCGAGGCCCTCTTCTGCCTGCACGACGAGCGCGACTGTCTCTACGAGTACGTCCCGGACAACGTGGTCTCCATGCGGCGCATCGTCAACACGGTGCCCATCACCGTGAGGCTGCTGCACGAGCACCAGGCCCGCGGCGAGGGCTCCGGGCCCACGCCGCGCCAGGCCGTGGCCTGGGTGGTCCTGGCCAATCAGTGGCCCTGCCGGCTGAGCTGGGCCCTGCAGTGCCTCGAAGACCGCCAGCAGGTGGAGGGGGGCCCGGACCCCCAAGCTCTCCTCTGGGGCATCTTCCGCGACAACAGCCGCGAGCTCCACACCATGACCAAGGCCCTGCAGAACGTGGTGGACCTGGACGGGGACCCCGAGCTCTTCGCCCGCTTCCTGGGCGTCGACTTCCCCTTCACCGTGGCAGAGGCCCAGAGTCTGCTCTGCTGCACCGTCAACCTAGACCACTCCATCCGCCGCCGCATGGGACTCATCCGCAGCATCCGCGCCCTTGACCCCCAGGGTGGTGACCCCCGGGGCTCCGCCTCCCACCCGGAGAAGCCTTCCTCCCCCCACCGGGACCGGCCCCTCCATGCAGGCGGCATCCATGCCCTCGACCCTCAGGGCGGTGACCCCCGGCGCTCTGCCTCCCACCCAGAGAAGCCTTCCTCCCCCCACCGGGACCGGCCCTTCCACATGGGCAGCAAAGCGGGCACCATCTCCTGA
- the NKPD1 gene encoding NTPase KAP family P-loop domain-containing protein 1 isoform X1 has protein sequence MTDHQPMRTLMEYRLLGASGRGKCDQGAPGAPDLLCWGEGRAAAPHRPPFSQTSLWDTPHVPARLPPCSPIRPPLLRRRSLSPHPPLRPPRGPPPSSPETLPLLLPAQEGWGSGFYFFPGRAGISAARAPSVPGPGLVIARSSFFLGFRPQRRQDGAAFRPPAMGSAHHAHRPHPGNARGWSPSFQAPRNGGYWLRQPGAAPMPPKQMPLRQRHCPGEDRVRGCPAGKGHETARDRPPPAATLPPSPRADTGPEVRVPSPARPFPALGACSAGSFSADIVTEDDVYCSCLSKTLCHVPTPVTVGFYAPFGCRLHMMLDKITALMQKEAAQREAEELQQVRWRPRQVHGWGFPRLLWYLVFYQPVITELHLRRKNVHFLFVRFSAWQYAGTDKLWAGLVTTLCDGIREHYGALPFSLYTVVGNKPAAAPDCCQREWHCRRRVCLVLLALAAALALGVGLLYLSLGGRAPGREGGGHGSLLKVFGGAATTLSGSGLLMALYSVGKHLFVSQRKKIERLVTREKFGSQLGFMCEVKKEVELLTNYLRFLEIFQRRRLRVVLEVTGLDTCSSERVVGVLDAINTLLSDGQAPFIFILVVDPHILASCLESASSMKGVADNGYLFLNRTVTLPFSVPIMGRRTKLRFLEDAVQSRDDLLYRAIGRQPRGGQKGEAPAAEGAELLQVEAAGGPEQGIEAEAGRRIREALFCLHDERDCLYEYVPDNVVSMRRIVNTVPITVRLLHEHQARGEGSGPTPRQAVAWVVLANQWPCRLSWALQCLEDRQQVEGGPDPQALLWGIFRDNSRELHTMTKALQNVVDLDGDPELFARFLGVDFPFTVAEAQSLLCCTVNLDHSIRRRMGLIRSIRALDPQGGDPRGSASHPEKPSSPHRDRPLHAGGIHALDPQGGDPRRSASHPEKPSSPHRDRPFHMGSKAGTIS, from the exons ATGACCGACCACCAGCCAATGAGGACCCTGATGGAATACCGCCTTCTCGGGGCTTCTGGGAGAGGGAAATGTGACCAAGGGGCTCCGGGAGCCCCTGACCTCCTCTGCTGGGGTGAGGGGAGGGCAGCTGCCCCTCATCGCCCCCCCTTCTCTCAGACCTCTTTGTGGGACACCCCTCATGTGCCCGCAAGGCTGCCCCCCTGCAGCCCCATTCGGCCACCTCTTCTCAGGCGCAGGAGCCTCAGCCCTCATCCTCCGCTCCGGCCTCCACGTGGCCCTCCCCCGTCATCTCCAGAgaccctccctctcctcctcccggCGCAGGAGGGGTGGGGGTCTGGCTTCTACTTCTTCCCCGGGCGAGCGGGCATCTCTGCCGCTCGTGCCCCCTCGGTCCCGGGCCCCGGCCTAGTCATCGCCCGGTCTTCCTTCTTTCTAGGATTCCGTCCCCAGCGGCGCCAGGATGGAGCGGCCTTTCGGCCTCCCGCCATGGGCTCTGCCCACCATGCCCACAGGCCACACCCGGGGAACGCCCGGGGCTGGTCCCCCTCCTTCCAAGCCCCCAGGAACGGAGGCTACTGGCTCAGGCAGCCGGGGGCGGCTCCCATGCCCCCAAAGCAGATGCCCCTGCGGCAGCGGCACTGTCCGGGTGAAGACCGTGTCAGAGGCTGCCCCGCGGGCAAAGGCCACGAGACGGCGCGAGACCGCCCCCCTCCGGCGGCCACCCTGCCCCCCTCTCCGCGGGCTGACACCGGCCCCGAAGTCCGGGTCCCCAGCCCTGCCCGGCCCTTCCCAGCCCTGGGAGCCTGTAGCGCCGGCTCCTTCTCCGCTG ACATAGTGACGGAGGACGACGTCTACTGCAGCTGCCTGTCCAAGACGCTGTGCCACGTGCCCACGCCCGTGACCGTGGGCTTCTACGCGCCCTTCGGCTGCCGCCTGCACATGATGCTGGATAAAATCACAG CCCTCATGCAGAAGGAGGCGGCGCAGCGGGAGGCGGAGGAGCTGCAGCAAGTGCGCTGGAGGCCGCGGCAGGTGCACGGCTGGGGCTTCCCGCGGCTGCTCTGGTACCTGGTCTTCTACCAGCCGGTCATCACGGAGCTGCACCTGCGCCGGAAGAACGTGCACTTCCTGTTCGTGCGCTTCAGCGCCTGGCAGTACGCGGGCACCGACAAGCTGTGGGCCGGGCTGGTGACCACGCTGTGCGACGGCATCCGCGAGCACTACGGGGCGCTGCCCTTCAGCCTCTACACGGTGGTGGGCAACAAGCCGGCCGCGGCCCCCGACTGCTGCCAGCGCGAGTGGCACTGCCGGCGCCGCGTGTGCCTGGTGCTGCTGGCGCTGGCGGCGGCGCTGGCGCTGGGCGTGGGCCTGCTCTACCTCTCCCTCGGCGGCCGCGCGCCCGGCAGGGAGGGGGGCGGCCACGGCAGCCTGCTCAAGGTCTTCGGGGGCGCCGCCACCACGCTGTCGGGCTCGGGCCTGCTGATGGCGCTCTACTCGGTGGGCAAGCACCTGTTCGTGAGCCAGCGCAAGAAGATAGAGCGGCTGGTGACGCGCGAGAAGTTCGGGAGCCAGCTGGGCTTCATGTGCGAGGTCAAGAAGGAGGTGGAGCTGCTCACCAACTACCTGCGCTTCCTGGAGATCTTCCAGCGGCGGCGGCTGCGCGTGGTCCTGGAGGTCACGGGGCTCGACACCTGCTCCTCCGAGCGCGTGGTGGGCGTGCTCGACGCCATCAACACGCTGCTCTCCGACGGCCAGGCGCCCTTCATCTTCATCCTGGTGGTGGACCCGCACATCCTGGCCTCCTGCCTGGAGAGCGCCAGCTCCATGAAGGGCGTGGCCGACAACGGCTACCTCTTCCTCAACCGCACCGTCACGCTGCCCTTCTCGGTGCCCATCATGGGGCGCCGCACCAAGCTGCGCTTCCTGGAGGACGCCGTGCAGAGCCGGGACGACCTGCTGTACCGGGCCATCGGGCGGCAGCCGCGGGGCGGCCAGAAGGGGGAGGCCCCCGCGGCCGAGGGCGCCGAGCTGCTGCAAGTGGAGGCGGCGGGGGGGCCGGAGCAGGGCATCGAGGCCGAGGCCGGGCGCCGCATCCGCGAGGCCCTCTTCTGCCTGCACGACGAGCGCGACTGTCTCTACGAGTACGTCCCGGACAACGTGGTCTCCATGCGGCGCATCGTCAACACGGTGCCCATCACCGTGAGGCTGCTGCACGAGCACCAGGCCCGCGGCGAGGGCTCCGGGCCCACGCCGCGCCAGGCCGTGGCCTGGGTGGTCCTGGCCAATCAGTGGCCCTGCCGGCTGAGCTGGGCCCTGCAGTGCCTCGAAGACCGCCAGCAGGTGGAGGGGGGCCCGGACCCCCAAGCTCTCCTCTGGGGCATCTTCCGCGACAACAGCCGCGAGCTCCACACCATGACCAAGGCCCTGCAGAACGTGGTGGACCTGGACGGGGACCCCGAGCTCTTCGCCCGCTTCCTGGGCGTCGACTTCCCCTTCACCGTGGCAGAGGCCCAGAGTCTGCTCTGCTGCACCGTCAACCTAGACCACTCCATCCGCCGCCGCATGGGACTCATCCGCAGCATCCGCGCCCTTGACCCCCAGGGTGGTGACCCCCGGGGCTCCGCCTCCCACCCGGAGAAGCCTTCCTCCCCCCACCGGGACCGGCCCCTCCATGCAGGCGGCATCCATGCCCTCGACCCTCAGGGCGGTGACCCCCGGCGCTCTGCCTCCCACCCAGAGAAGCCTTCCTCCCCCCACCGGGACCGGCCCTTCCACATGGGCAGCAAAGCGGGCACCATCTCCTGA
- the PPP1R37 gene encoding protein phosphatase 1 regulatory subunit 37, whose product MAGVPPGAEAAGAALGPAQEEAPSPPPEQAPAGAGDAAAGLKAAAKRVTFPSDEDIVSGAVEPKDPWRHAQNVTVEEIIGAYQQACHKLNCKQIPKLVKQIQEFTDLAHRIDCLDLKGEKLDYKACEALEEIFKRLQFKVVDLEQTSLDEDGASALFDMIEYYESATHLNISFNKHIGTRGWQAAAHMMRKTNCLQYLDAHNTPLLDHSAPFVARALRISSSLTVLHLENASLSGRPLVLLATALKMNMNLRELYLADNKLNGLQDSAQLGNLLKFNCSIQILDLRNNHILDSGLAYICEGLKEQRKGLATLVLWNNQLTHTGMAFLGMTLPHTQSLETLNLGHNPIGNEGVRNLKNGLIGNRSVLRLGLASTKLTCEGAVAVAEFIAESPRLLRLDLRENEIKTGGLMALSLALKVNQSLLRLDLDREPKKEAVKSFIETQKALLAEIQNGCKRNFVLAREEEEKEQQLQLSASMPEITVTEAAQEEVTVLGEPADEAQENGDLGEARPEAPGPAEDSDSDTEEEEDEDEDDGGREHEATRSPEVQLCTVSGNYLSSRARTPPGSPAPSGPEAPPESPSGPRPELPGAEKRISVSSPGRGHKVFVVTRVESPPEKAGEAPALQTEAPANRSGAGPGPGPPDLPLPNGLKPEFAHALPDSPAGHGGPEGKGGGCGLEHELSCSKNEKELEELLLEASQESGQETL is encoded by the exons CCCAGAACGTGACAGTGGAGGAGATCATCGGCGCCTACCAGCAAGCCTGCCACAAACTCAACTGCAAGCAGATCCCCAAGCTCGTCAAGCAGATCCAG GAATTTACTGACTTGGCGCACCGGATCGACTGCCTTGATCTGAAAG GAGAGAAGCTGGATTACAAAGCCTGTGAGGCCCTGGAAGAAATCTTCAAACGGCTGCAGTTTAAGGTGGTGGACTTGGAGCAGACAAGCCTGGATGAGGAT gGAGCATCTGCACTGTTCGACATGATAGAATACTATGAGTCGGCCACCCATCTCAACATCTCCTTCAATAAGCACATTGGCACGAGGGGCTGGCAGGCCGCTGCTCACATGATGCGGAAG ACAAACTGCCTGCAGTACCTGGATGCCCACAACACCCCCCTGCTGGACCACTCGGCCCCCTTTGTGGCTCGGGCGCTGCGTATAAGCAGCAGCCTCACGGTGCTGCACCTGGAGAACGCTAGCTTGTCCGGGCGGCCCCTTGTGCTTCTTG CCACCGCCCTCAAGATGAATATGAACCTTCGGGAGCTGTACCTTGCCGACAACAAACTGAATGGGCTCCAGGACTCGGCCCAGCTCGGGAACCTTCTCAAGTTCAACTGCTCCATCCAGATCCTGGACCTTCGGAACAACCACATTCTGGACTCAG GTCTGGCCTACATCTGTGAGGGCCTGAAGGAGCAGAGGAAGGGGCTGGCCACCCTCGTCCTTTGGAACAATCAGCTGACACACACCGGCATGGCGTTCCTGGGCATGACGCTG CCCCATACTCAGAGCCTGGAAACTCTGAATCTGGGCCACAACCCTATTGGAAATGAGGGTGTCCGGAACCTCAAAAATGGGCTGATCGGAAACCGCAGCGTCCTGCGCCTGGGACTGGCCTCCACAAAGCTGACGTGCGAGG GAGCGGTGGCAGTAGCAGAATTCATTGCCGAGAGCCCTCGCCTGCTCCGGCTGGACCTTCGGGAGAACGAGATCAAGACTGGGGGGCTGATGGCCCTGTCCTTGGCCCTCAAGGTCAACCAGTCGCTGCTGCGCCTTGATTTGGACCGGGAGCCCAAGAAGGAGGCA GTAAAGAGCTTTATCGAGACCCAGAAAGCCCTGCTGGCAGAGATCCAGAATGGGTGCAAGCGCAACTTTGTCCTGGcccgggaggaggaggagaaggaacagCAGCTGCAGCTCTCAGCCTCCATGCCCGAGATCACGGTCACCGAGGCCGCCCAAGAGGAGGTCACGGTGCTGGGAGAGCCGGCCGACGAGGCCCAGGAGAACGGGGACTTGGGAGAGGCCAGGCCCGAGGCCCCCGGGCCGGCCGAGGACTCGGACTCTGACaccgaggaggaggaggacgaggacgAGGACGATGGGGGCCGAGAGCACGAGGCAACGCGGAGCCCCGAGGTTCAGCTTTGCACCGTTAGCGGGAACTACCTGAGCTCCAGAGCTAGGACCCCTCCGGGCAGCCCGGCCCCCTCAGGCCCAGAGGCTCCTCCGGAGAGCCCCAGCGGGCCCAGGCCAGAGCTGCCAGGCGCCGAGAAACGCATCTCGGTGTCCAGCCCCGGCCGAGGACACAAGGTGTTCGTGGTGACTCGGGTAGAAAGCCCCCCAGAAAAGGCGGGCGAGGCCCCGGCCCTGCAGACTGAGGCCCCGGCCAACAGGTCAGGGGCTGGCCCCGGTCCCGGCCCTCCGGACCTACCACTGCCCAATGGGCTGAAGCCAGAGTTTGCTCATGCACTGCCCGATTCCCCTGCCGGCCACGGAGGACCAGAGGGCAAGGGTGGCGGCTGTGGCCTAGAACATG AACTGAGCTGCTCCAAGAACGAGAAGGAGCTGGAAGAGTTGCTTCTGGAAGCCAGTCAGGAGTCAGGACAGGAGACACTGTGA